In Nocardioides nitrophenolicus, the genomic window GCCGATGAGCCGTCGTGCCGCACTGGACCGGCTGCTGCCCAAGCCGCTGTCGTACGTCGTCGTGGCCGACGCGGTCGAGACTCCCGCGGCGCGACGGCGCCGGCGCCGGGCGGTGGCGGCCACCGCGGTGACCGGCGCCGGGCTGCTCGGCGCCTCGCTCTCGACGCCGCCGGGCTCGCGCGGCTTCTACCTGTCCACGGCCGCCGTGGCCGGCGTGTGGACCGCCGGCGGCCTGGCCTCGGGACCGCTGCACCTGGGCTGGATCGAGAGCCGGGACGCCACCCTGCGGCGTCCGCTGCTCACCCCGGTCGCCACCGGCGTGGCCGCCTTCGGGCTGTTCTACGGCGCGGCGCTGGTCGCCCGGCGGGTGCCGGTGCTGGGGGACGCGGTGGCCCGGGTGCTGCGCTTCGCCGACGAGGGGGACGACCGCCTGGTCCTGGCGACCACGCTCGCCAACGGCGTCGGCGAGGAGGTCTTCTTCCGCGGCGCGCTCTACGCCGCCCTGGGCCCGCGGCACCCGGTCGCCACCTCGACGGCCGTCTACGCGCTCGCGACCACGACCACCCGCAACCCCGCGCTCGTGCTGGCCGCGGGAGCGATGGGCACGCTGTTCGGACTGCAGCGCCGCGCGTCCGGCGGCCTGCAGGCTCCGGTGCTGACCCACGCGGTCTGGTCGGCGCTGATGCTGCGCTTCCTGCCGCCGCTGTTCCGCCGGCCGGCGTCCCCGGCCGCCGCAGACACCGATCCGCACGCTCGCTAGGCTCGCCCCGGGCCGTTAGCTCAGTTGGTAGAGCACCGGACTTTTAATCCGAGGGTCGTCGGTTCGAGCCCGACACGGCCTACCCAGACCCCTCACTGCCGCCGGGCGCACTCCGCGCACAGGCCGACCAGCTCCACGGTGTGGCTGACCTCGGTGAACCCGTGCTCGTCGGCGACGGTGCGCGCCCACCTCTCCACCGCGGAGCCGGTGATCTCCACGGTGCGTCCGCAGGACCGGCAGACCAGGTGATGGTGGTGGGAGTCGCTGCAGCGGCGGTAGGTCGCCTCGCCGGCCGGGTTGTGGCGGACGTCGACGTCGCCGCTCTCGGCCATCGCCTGGAGGGTGCGGTAGACCGTGGCCAGGCCCACCTTGTCGCCGGTGCGACGCAGGCTGTCGTGGATCTCCTGGGCGCTCTGGAAGTCGGCGGCGAGCGCCAGCGCGTCGGTGATCGCCCGGCGCTGGCGGGTCGGCCGGAGCGCGGTCGGGCGCGCGTCGGTGTCGGACACCGGGCCTCCTGGGGCATCGGGACGGGACAGACTGGGAATCGATCTCAAATCTACCGTGTCGACGGGTAGGACCAGGCGCCGATGGCCCGTTCGGGCCATGCGGACGGGACCGCCGGACCGGGGACGCCCGGGACCTGCCCCCGGTACCCTGAGTCGCGGGAGAGGGAACGAGAGGGGAACTCGCTCGTGGGGAGCAAGGACGAGTTCGGCCCGGACACCGAGAGCATCCGGGCCTGGCTGGACAAGCGCGCCACCTACGCGCGCGACGCCAGGGTCGTCGGCGCACCCCGCGGCGGCGTATCCCAGCGGCCGCCCACTCCCCCGGCCCCCGCCCCCGGTACGACGCCCCAGGGCCGCGCCGACTCCCTCCAGGCCGGCCGCTCGGTGCTCGACGCGCTCGGCGTCGCGGCGCCGCCCGAGCCGCCGTCGCGGATCGCGCGGGCCGGTTCGCTCGACAGCACCGACCTGGGCCGCTCCGTCGTGGAGGCGCTGCGCGCCGACCAGCCGCGACCGAGCCCGGCGCCGAGCCGCACGCCCGCTCCCACGCCGCCGGAGCCGGCTCCCCCGCCGGTCGACGTCCAGGCCCCGACCCGGCCGGCCCCGCCGCCGCGGGTGCGCGCCGAGCCCGAGGTCAGGCACGGTCGCTGGACCGAGCCCGAGGACAACCTGAACGCCCTCAACGCGAGCACCGACGCGCAGTTCCCGGTCCGGGGCGGCATCCGGCGCACGCTCTCCTGGGTGCTGCTCGCGGTGCTGGCCGGCACCGGCCTGGCGTCGTACGCCGCCGCGACGCAGCCGACCACCACCTCGATCGGCGTCGCGGCGACCCTCGGCCTGCTGCTGCTCGTCGTGTGGGCGGTGCGCGCCGGGTGCACGACCACCGAGCTCGCGGTCAGGCGCGGCCAGCTGTCGATCAAGCGCAACGGGCAGACCGAGCTGGTCGACCTGGCCAGCCCGTACACGCCGGTGGCGATCGTCGGCGAGCCCGGCGAGCGGCACTGGACGGTCCTCATCGAGCGCGACGGGCTGCCGCTGGTCGTGATCACGCGGGCGATGGTCGACCCGCACTGGTTCACGACCGTGCTCTACCGGCTGCGCCCCGGCCTGCGGCCGGAGGCCGCCCCGGTCACCCAGCCGTAGCGATCCAGAACCGCAGCTTTCCCCTGCGCTCGTCCTCGAGCACCCCGCCGCCGTTCTCGATGGTGCGCCGCGACGCCTCGTTGTCGACGTCGCAGGTGACCAGGACCCGCTCGATGCCGAGCCCGGCGGCCGCCCGGACCCCGAGCGCGAGCGCCCGGCCGGCGTGCCCGCGCCGCCGCGCCGAGGGACGCACGGAGTAGCCGATGTGGCCACCTTCCTCGAGCAGCCAGTCGTTGAGCAGGTGACGTAGGTGGAGGAAGCCCACCAGGTCGTCGTCGGGCCCGCCGGCGCCGTCGGCGATCCAGAAGTACGTCGACGGCACCCGGGTCCCGTCGAGGTCGGCCGTCGAGGTGAGCTCGGTCATCGCGACGTACGCCGCGCACCCGGCCTCGGTCGGCACCGGGTCGCCCTCGAGGTTCCAGTGCCCGGAGCCGTGCATCTCGCCGGGCCCGCCGAAGTCGTCGACCATCGCCGCCCAGGACTGCCAGCGGGCGACATCGGGCGGCACGAGCGCGGTCATGGCGCCATTGCACCATCCCGGTCAACGGGTTTGCTCCTCGGCGAAACGAGAACGTGTTCTACCATGCCGGGATGAACTGGCACCTCCCCGAGACCGACGACACGCCCGCCGCCGTGGTGGAGCAGGAGGCCGCGGTCTGGCGCCCGCTCACCGAGGCCGCCCGGGAGCTGGTCGACCTGTGCGTCATGTCGGACGTCGACGACGACGAGGTGCGCGCCGCCCGGGCCGACGTCGAGGCGGCCGTCGCCCGGCTGCGGAAGGCCCGACGTACCCGGACGCTGGGCGAGGAGCACCTCACCGCCGGCCGCCGGCGCCCCTGGGGCAACCCGGTGATCGGGCTGCGCAACCCGATCGCGCCCCCGCTCACCGTCGTGAGCGACCCCACCGGGCGGGCGGAGACGAGCTTCCGGTGCGGGGCGGCGTACGAGGGACCACCGGGGCTGGTCCACGGCGGCGTGGTCGCGCTCATCCTGGACCAGGTGCTCGGCCACTCCGTGGGCGCGGCCGGGCGACCCGGGATGACCGGGACGCTGACGCTCGTCTACCGCCGGGGCACGCCGCTGGGCGACCTGCGCGCGGAGGCGTGGATCGACCGCGAGGACGGCATCAAGACCTGGGCGAAGGCCCGGATGATCGGCCCGGACGGGGTGACCGCGGAAGCCGAGGGCGTGTTCATCATGCCCCGGGCGTTCCGGTAGGCGCCGCGGACTTGTCGGGCAGTTCTTGCACTTGTCGGGCGTTGCAACGGCCGACAAGCGCCGGAATCGCCGGTCGACCGGCGATTCCTGCACCCCCGCGTCAGCCCCCGACCTTCACCCCACGCTTGTTCTCGTCGGACAGCCGCGCCTCCTCGGCGGCCTGCGCCTCCAGCTCGGCCCGGCGCAGCGCCTCGTCGTACTCCCCCGGCTGGGAGACCAGGTCGGTCGCACCACGCTCGAGCCGCTGCAGCGCCACCCGGGCGAAGATCTGCTGCTCGGTGGAGGTGCGCTCGGAGCGGCCCTTGCCGATGAACGAGACGAACCAGTGCATCACCGCGGTGACCCGGTTCTTGAAGCCGGTGATGTAGAAGAGGTGGACGACCAGCCACATCAGCCAGGCGAGGATGCCGGTGAGCCGGAGCTTGCCGACCATCGCCACCGCCCGGAAGCGGCTGATGATGGCCATCGAGCCCTTGTCGAAGTACTTGAACGGCGGCTGCGCGGGCTTGCCCTGGAGCCGGCCCTCGATCTCCTTCGCGGCGTACTTCGCACCCTGGATCGCGACCTGCGCGACGCCCGGGAGGTTGTCGAGCGAGATCATGTCGCCGACCACGAACACCTCGGGATAGCCCGGGAGGGTGAGGTCGGGGTTCACCGAGATCCGGCCGGCGCGGTCGAGCGGGGCGCCGGTCTGGTCGGACAGGGTCTTGCCGAGCTTGTTGGCCTGGACGCCGGCGGCCCACACCTTGGTGACGGCGTTGATCCGCTCCTCGGAGCCGTCCTTGTACTTCACGGTCAGGCCGCGCTCGTCGACCTGGGAGACCAGGGCGCCGAGCATCACCTCGACGCCGAGTTTCTCCAGCTTCTCCTGGGTCCACTTGCCGAGCTTGTGACCGAACGGCGGCAGCACCTGCGGAGCGGCGTCGACCAGGATCACCCGGGCGTGGCGGGTCGAGATCGCGCGGAAGTCGCGGGTGAGGGTGCGGTGGGCGAGCTCGGCGATCTGGCCGGCCATCTCGACGCCGGTCGGGCCGGCGCCGACGACGACGAAGGTCAGCAGGTGGTCGACGTTCTCGCCGCGGGAGGCGCCGAGCTCGGCCATCTCGAAGGCGCCGAAGATCCGGCCGCGCAGCTCGAGGGCGTCGTCGATGCTCTTCATGCCGGGGGCGAACTCGGCGAAGTGGTCGTTGCCGAAGTACGACTGGCCGGCGCCGGCGGCCACGATCAGGGAGTCGTACGGCGTCACCAGCTCGCGGCCCAGCACGTGGGAGGTGACCTGGCGGTTCGCCAGGTCGATGTCGGTGACCTCGCCGAGCAGCACCTGGGCGTTCTTCTGGTTGGCCAGGACCTCGCGCGTGGGTGGTGCGATCTCACCCTCGGACAGGATGCCGGTGGCCACCTGGTAGAGCAGCGGCTGGAAGAGGTGGTGGGTCGTCTTCGCGATCATGGTGACGTCGACGTCGGCCTTGCGGAGCTGCTTGGTGCCGAACAGGCCACCGAATCCGGAGCCGATGACGACGACCTGGTGACGGTCGGAACGCGGGACGATGATGCGATCGGGCAGGTCGGGCTGGGTGTCGCCTGCTGCCATGGCTGCCTCCTGGAGCACCTTGTTGACGACCGATGAGGTCGGTTCGAGATCATTGTTCCGCGTCGCCTGCACGAGCCCCAACCCGAGGTCAAGGTCTGGTAGGTCACATGCCTTCCGGACCGTCACCAAACGTCCTTCCCGGGGTTGGTTTAGTTGTCAATCGGGTGGGGTATCGCACCCGGGAACAGCACCTCATCCCCCCGGAAATCGATCAAGAACACTCGGGCCGTGACACCCGGAAGGTACCTCCGTGCAGCACCGGCAGTCCCTGGACCTGGCCCCCGGGCCACGCATCGTGCACGACGCACGACGCTGGGTCGTCCAGACCTGCGGTCAGCTCGGGCGCACCGACCTCGCCGACTGCGCCGAGCTCGCCGTCTCCGAGCTGGTCACCAACGCCGTCCTCCACGGCACCGCCCCGATCCGGCTCCAGGTCCGCGGCACCGCCGACCACCCCCGCTTCGAGGTCCACGACGCCTCGGTGATCCCGCCGCAGCCCTCGACCCAGGCCGGGGGCTTCGACATCGACGCCTTCGACCTCGACGCCTTCGACGCCCTCGACGAGGAGCAGCTCGCCGCGCTGACCACGGTCGGCCGCGGGCTCGACATCGTGGCCCGGGCCTCCGCCGCGTGGGGCGCCGAGATCGACGAGGACGGCAAGGCGGTCTGGTTCGAGCCGGCCCCCGAGCTGTCCGAGACCGGCGGGGCGCCCTACCAGCAGACCCACAGCATGCCGGCCCTCCAGGCCGACCACACCCGCGTCGGCGAGGTCGGCGTCCAGATCAACGGGGTGCCGATCGGCGCCTTCGGACGCTTCCAGCGCCACTACCGCGACCTGCGTCGCGAGATCCGCCTGCTCGCGCTCGCCCACGAGGACGACTACCCGCTCGCGAAGGTGCTCTCCGACCACTTCGACGCCCTCGAGCGGCCGCTGCGCGCCAACATGGGCCGCGAGCAGGTCGACAAGGCGCACTCCGACGGCCGCGAGACCATCGACCTGCGGCTGCGGATGCCGCGCGAGACGGCCCGCCAGATCGGCGGCCTGATCGACCTGCTCGACGCCGCCGACGAGTTCTCCCGGGCCCAGCGGCTGCTGACCGCCCCGCGCACCCCGGAGCAGCGCTCCTTCCAGATCTGGTTCCTCGGCGAGTTCCGCCGCCAGTCGGTCGGCGCGCCGCCGGTCGCCTGGCAGGGCACCGGCACCAGCTCCGGCACCCGCCCTAGTCTGCAGGCGTGACTCCTTCCCCGCGGCTGCTCGTCGCCGTCGGGGCCGGGGGCGCGGTCGGCGCCGTGGCGAGGTACGCCGCCACCCAGGTCGCGGCGGACGGCTCCGGCTTCCCGTGGACCACCTTCGCGATCAACGTCTCCGGCTCGGCCCTGCTCGCCGGCCTGCTGCTGCTCCCCCTCGCCCGACGCTCGCCGGTGTGGGCGGCCGCGCTCGGGCCCGGCGTGCTCGGCGGCTACACGACGTTCTCGGCGACCTCCGAGCAGGCCCGTGCGCTGCTCGCCGACGGCCGCCCCGGCCTCGCCCTCGCCTATGTCGCCGGCACCCTCGCCGCCTGCCTGCTCGCGGTCGCCCTCGTCGGCCGGGCCGCGCCCCCGCTCCCCGAGGAGGACGAGCTGTGACCGCGCTGCTCGTCGCCCTCGGCGCGGCGGTCGGCGCCCCGCTGCGCTACGCCCTCGGCCAGCACCTCGACGGCGCCTGGCACCACGGCACCCTCACCGCCAACACCGTCGCCAGCCTGGTCCTCGGCGCCTGCGTCGGCTGGTCGGTCGACGGCTCCGCGCTCGCCCTGGTCGGCACCGGGTTCTGCGGTGGGCTGTCGACGTACTCCTCGCTCGCCGTGCAGGTCCGTGACCTCGGCCCCCGCCGCGGGTCGGCGTACGCGCTGGTCACGATCGCGCTCGGGCTGGGCGCCTGCGCGCTGGGCTACCTGGTCGCTCGGGGATAGTCGGGTCGCTCAGGCGTAGCCGAGGTCGTGGAGCCGGGCGTCGTCGATGCCGAAGTGGTGCGCGACCTCGTGGACGACCGTGATCCGGACCTCCTCGGCCAGGTCCTCCTCGTCCTCGCACATGTCGAGCAGCGGCCCGCGGAACAGGAAGATCCGGTCCGGCAGCTGGGGCTCCAGGCCGCCGCCGCGCTCGGTCAGCGCCACACCGTCGTACAGGCCCAGGAGATCGTCGGGCTCGCCCTCCGGCGGCTCGTCCTCGACCAGGACCACCACGTTGTGGACCAGCCGGGCCAGCTCCTCGGGGATGTCGTCGAGGGCGCGGTCGACGAGGGCGTCGAAGTCCTCGGGGCTCATCTCGACGGGCACGGGGACATTGTGCCGGGACCCGCCCAGCGGGCCCCGACCCCGGAGAATGCGAAGAGCCCGGACCTGACGGTCCGGGCTCTGGCTGGCGACCCTGACGAGACTCGAACTCGCGACCTCCGCCGTGACAGGGCGGCGCGCTAACCAACTGCGCTACAGGGCCATTTCGCTCACTCCGCTTTCGCGTGGTGAAGCGGAAGGAACTCTAACCCATCCTCCTCCGCGAGTCCCAATCGGGGACGCCGCCCGGATTCCCGGACGACGCGGAGCGCACCCCCAACCGGATTCGAACCGGCGTACCCGCCGTGAAAGGGCGGTGTCCTAGGCCGCTAGACGATGGGGGCCCACCGTGGAGGACGAGACCTCCGCAGCGCGGGCCAGCATAGTGCGCGCCGGGCCGGGGCGCTCATCGAGAGGACGCCGGCATCGGGCCAGGCTAGGCAACGCAAGGCCCGAAGGGCACGCCGCTTTCGTGCCCGGGCCCACCCTCCGGTAAGGTGGGCGACTGCTTGGGCAGGTAGCTCAGTTGGTACGAGCGATCGCCTGAAAAGTGATAGGTCGGCGGTTCGACCCCGCCCCTGCCCACAAGCAACGAGACCCCCGCCGGGCGACCGGCGGGGGTCTCGTCGTTGCGGCGCCGGGCGCGTTGGCAGGATGGGCCGGTGACCTCCACGCTCGCCGACTCCGTCGCTCTCCCCCACGGCCCGGCCTGGGCCAACCGCTTCGCGCTCGCGCCGCTGACCAACGTGCAGAGCAATGCCGACGGCACGCTCAGCGACGACGAGCTCGACTGGCTGGTGGCGCGGGGGCGCGGTGGGTTCGGGCTGACCCTGACCTGCGCGGCGTACGTCGCCCCGGAGGGTCGGGCGTGGGCCGGACAGCTCGGCATCGCCGGCGACGAGCACCTGCCCGGGCTGCGCCGGCTCGCCGAGAGCCTGCGGGCGACCGGCACCCGCTCGGCCGTCCAGCTCCACCACGGCGGCCGGCGCGCCGACGCCCCGCTCGAGGGCCGCGCGAAGGTGGGCCCGTGGGCCGACCCCGCCAAGGCGACCGAGGCGCTCAGCACCGAGGGCGTCGCCCGGGCGGTCGCCGACTTCGTCGCGGCGGCGGTGCGGGCGGAGCAGGCGGGCTTCGACGGGGTCGAGCTGCACGGGGCGCACGGGTACCTGCTGGCGCAGTTCCTCGACGCCCGGTCCAACCACCGCGAGGACGGGTACGGCGGCCCGCTCGAGGACCGGATCCGACCCCTCCGCGACGTGATCGAGGGGATCCGCGCCGCGACCGGGCCCGACTTCCAGCTCGGGCTCCGGCTCACCCCGGAGGGCTACGGGATCACCCTCGGCGAGGGCCGCGAGACCGCCCGGCAGCTGCTGGCGACCGGGCTGCTCGACTACCTCGACATGTCGCTGTGGGACGTCCGGATGCGCCCCCGCGCCGAGGGCTACGACGGCCTGCTGATCGAGCACTTCACCGACCTGCCGCGCCACGGCGCGCTGCTCGGCGTGGCGGGCGGCGTGCTGACGACGGCCGACGCGCAGTGGTGCCTGGACCAGGGCGCCGACTTCGTCACGGTCGGCACCGGCGCGATCCTGCACCACGACTTCGCCGCCCGGGCGCTGGCCGACGCCGGCTTCCGCACCCGGCCGCGGCCGGTTCCTCGCGCCGACCTGGCGGCCGAGTACGTCGGCCCGGCCTTCCTCGACTACCTCGCCGCCGGCTGGGACGACCTGGTCGCCTGACGTCGCGGCCACCAGAACCGGTCACCGAGCCGGAGCGCGAGCGCCGGCACCAGCACGGTGCGCACCAGCAGCGTGTCGAGTAGCACGCCGACGCAGATGACGATCCCGAGCTGGGCGAGCACGACGAGCGGCAGCACGCCGAGCACCGCGAACACCGCGGCGAGCAGCACCCCGGCGCTGGTGATGACGCCACCGGTGGCGGCGAGCGCGCGCAGCATGCCCTCGCGGGCGCCGTGCTCCTCGGCCTCCTCGGCGGCCCGGGCGACCAGGAAGATGTTGTAGTCGACCCCGAGCGCGACCAGGAACAGGAACGCCTGCAGGGGTACGCCGACGTCGAGCCGGTCGAAGCCGAACACGGTGTGGCTGATCAACCAGCCGGCGCCGAGGGCCGCCAGGTAGGTGGCCACGACGGTGAGGACCAGCACGACCGGGGCGACGAGCGCGCGCAGCAGCAGGCCGAGCGCGAGCAGGACCACGAGCAGGATGACCGGCAGGACGAGCGCCCGGTCGTCGCGGGCGGCGGCGTCGGAGTCGACGTTCTCGGCGTCGGTGCCGCCGACCAGGGTGTCGGGGAGGTCGGCGAGGGCGGTCCGCAGCGAGGCCAGGTCGGCCTGGGCCTGGGGCGTACCCGGGGCGTGGTCGAGGACCACGTCGACGCGGGTCCGGCCGTCGTGCTCGCCGACGACGCGCGCCGAGGCGACCCCGTCGGCGGACTCGGCCGCCGCGACCACCGTGTCGGCGTCGTCGCGGGTCAGGACGACGGCCGGGTCGGCGCTGCCGGCCGGGAACGACTCGGCGAGGCGGGAGGCGGCGGCGATCGACTCGGGGGTGTCGATGAACTGGTCGGCCTCCGAGAGCCCGCTGCGGATGCCGAGGGCGCCGCTGGCGAGCACCGCCAGCAGCAGCATCCCCGCGGTGGCGGACCACAGCGGCCGGCGGGCCACCGCGTCGCCGATGCGGCGCCACGCGGAGCGCCCCTCCGACAGCGTGGGCTCCCCCACGACCGGCCGGCGCGGCCAGAAGATGCCGCGCGGGAAGCCGACGAGCGCGAGCGGCAGTACGACGAGCACCGCCCCCGCCGCGACGACCACGCCGATCGCGCAGGCCAGGCCCAGGCCCCGGGTCGTCGGGAAGGCCGACAGCAGCAGCGCCAGCAGGGCCACGACGACGGTGGCCGCGCTCGCGAGCACCGCCTCCGCCGTACGCCGCCAGGCCCGGGCCATCGCCTCGGGCCGGCTGGGCGTGCGGTGCAGCTCGTCGCGGTAGCGGGAGATGAGCAGCAGGGCGTAGTCGGTGCCGGCGCCGAACACCAGCACGGAGAGGATGCCCGTCGTGGACTGGTCGAAGGCGACGCCGAGGCCGGTGAGCGCATGGGTGGCGGTCACCGCGGCCACCTGGTCGGCGATGCCGACGACGAGCAGGGGGACCAGCCAGAGCACCGGCGAGCGGTAGGTGATGATCAGCAGCAGCGCCACGACCGACGCGGTCACGATCAGCAGGGTGACGTCGGCCCCCTCGAAGACCCGGGCCAGGTCGCCCTGGATCGCGGCCGGTCCGGTGACCTCCGCGCGCACGCCGTCCGGCAGTCCCTCACGGACCGCGGCGCGCAGCTTGTCGACGTCGTCGGCCAGCTCGGCCGCGTCGGTGCTCGGCATCGGGAGCACGCCGACCAGGGCGGTGCCGTCCTCGGAGGCCTGGAGCGGCACGGCCCCCTGACCCGCGACCCGGGCGAAGACGTCGGCGACGGCCTGGCTCGCGGCCGGGTCGAGCGCCTCGTCGGCCGAGAAGAGCACGACCGCGACCTGTCCGTCGCCGGACGGGAAGTCCTCGAGCAGGCGCACCACCTCGGTGGAGTCGTAGCCGTCGGGCAGCTGGTCGGTCGCGGAGCGGTCGACGGGCGCCGTGCCGACGGCGCCGATGAGGGCGCTGCCGATGACCAGGTAGAGGACCGGCAGGATCCAGGCGAAGCGAGGACGGAGAATCGCGGGAGGGCGAGCAGCCACCGGATTTAGTTCCATGATGGAAGGATATGCGCATGCACCCCAGCGGAGACAACTCGACCGGCGTCCGGGTCCCGGTGCTGGTGCAGCAGCTGTCCTACGAGCTCACCCGGTTCTCCCACCTGTTCGCCCACCACCACGGCCTGCACGCCACCGACGTCGACGCGCTCGCCCACCTCCACCAGGCGGCACTGCGCGGCGAGCAGATGACCCCGAGTCGACTGGCCGCGTCGATCGAGCTGAGCGCCCCCGCGACCACCGCCCTGTTGCGCCGGCTCGCGGCGAGCGGGCATGTGGAGCGCACGCCCCACCCCGACGACGGCCGGCGCCAGGTGCTCACCCTCACCGACACCGCCCGCCAGGTCGCCGGCTCCTTCTTCGGCCCGCTGGCCCAGGCGCTGCGCGCCTCACTGCGCGACCTCGACGACGCCGAGGTCGCCGTCGTCGAGCGCTGGCTGGCGAGCGCCACCGAGCAGGCTCGCGAGCTCGCCGACCGCACCTGACCTCAGCCTGGAGCTCAGGCGGGCCACCACGCGGGACGCCGGAACAGCGCCTCGGTGTACGGCGCCGGGTGCACGATCCGCTGCCGGTTGTCCTGGATCTGGAAGACCAGGTGTGCCATGCCGATCGAGGGGTCGGGCGTGGCGAGCGGGTAGGCCAGCGCCGACTGACCGGCGTTGGCGAAGCTGTAGGCGCCGTTGACGCCGCGGTGCACGCCCTGGCGCAGCGACTCGATCACCGAGGCGAAGTCGCGCGGGGAGTCGGCGCGGGACCAGGCCGAGGCGAGGATCCGCACGCGGTCGTAGGCGATGCCGGCGTGCGAGCGGCCGGGGCTGACCGCCCAGGCGTCGCGATAGCGCCGGGTGAACCGCCGGGCCACCTCGTCGGAGTAGGTGCCGGTCGTGGTCGCCCAGAGCAGTCCCTCGGCGGCCGGGCCGAGGTCCATCCGGAAGCGCGGGATCGACGGCGCGTACAGCGCGTAGAGCACCGTCGGCGCCGGGTCGGCCTGGAAGGCGCGCACGAACTGCGCCGCCTCGTCCTCGAAGTAGGTCCCGATCAGCACCGCCGCCGGCGCGCGCCGCGCCACCAGCCGGCCGTGCTCGCGCCAGGCCTCGTCGCCGACGACGTCGTCGGCGAGGTAGTCGATCTGCCAGCCGTCGCGCTCGGCCCGGGCGATGGCGACCTCGAGCCCGAGGTCGCCGAGCTTCCACCGGCCGCGGACGACGGCCAGCGAGCGCGAGTGGGGCGAGAGCTGGCCGGAGTCGCGCAGGAAGGTCATCGCGTTGACGAAGCCGGGCCCGTAGTTGGTGTCGCTCGGACAGATCTGGAAGACGTTGCCGTAGCGGCCCGGGTTGTCCTCGACCATCCGCACCATCGAGTCGAGGGTCGCGGCGTGCAGGTACGGCGCCTGGTGCTCGGCCGCGATCTCGTGGGCCACCAACTGGTCGTCGAGATAGCCCGACACCATGGCGTCGACGTCGAGGCCCGCGAGCTCGTCGAAGGCCCGGCTCACCGAGTCCGAGCTCTTGATGTCGAGGTCGACGTTGACCAGCTTGACCGGGCGGCCGCTGATCCCTCCGTGGGCGTTGATCTCGTCGATGGCGAGCTGGCTGGCGCGGACCATCTCCTGGCCGTCCTCGGCGATCGCCCCGGTGGTCGGGAAGGCGCTGCCGAGCAGGATCGGCCGGCGTACCGACCGCCTCCCGCTGCGCGGCGGGGGCGGCGGCCGGAGTCCGCGCGGCGTCGGCGGCACTTCCTCCTCGGGACTGCTCAGCTTGCCGATGAGCAGCCGCTCGAAGCCCTCGGGCCCGCCGGGCACGGGCAGCACCAGCAGGCTCTCCTCGACCGCGACCGCGGCGGCGCCGGCCCGGGAGGAGACCTCGAGCTTGGCGAGCACCCGCTCGACGTGGGTGGAGATGGTGCGCACGCTGGTCCACAGTCGCGCCGCGATCTGGGCGTTGCTGAGCCCGCCGACCAGGAGGGTGAGCACGTCGAGCTCGCGCTGGGTGATCTGGTGGGGTACGACGGCGTCGTCGAGCCAGGACAGCGAGGTCCGCGACTCGTGGCCGGGCGAGCGCACCGTCGCGAACAGCACCCGGTTGTCGTCGTCGCGCCAGTAGAAGGAGAGCTCGTGGTGCCCCGCCAGCCGCCCGGCCCGGCGCGCGATCC contains:
- a CDS encoding MarR family winged helix-turn-helix transcriptional regulator — protein: MHPSGDNSTGVRVPVLVQQLSYELTRFSHLFAHHHGLHATDVDALAHLHQAALRGEQMTPSRLAASIELSAPATTALLRRLAASGHVERTPHPDDGRRQVLTLTDTARQVAGSFFGPLAQALRASLRDLDDAEVAVVERWLASATEQARELADRT
- a CDS encoding ABC transporter substrate-binding protein, with the translated sequence MPTTDDGAAATAHEIVLTPAGELSTLRGVGAEAAERLEGLLGIARRAGRLAGHHELSFYWRDDDNRVLFATVRSPGHESRTSLSWLDDAVVPHQITQRELDVLTLLVGGLSNAQIAARLWTSVRTISTHVERVLAKLEVSSRAGAAAVAVEESLLVLPVPGGPEGFERLLIGKLSSPEEEVPPTPRGLRPPPPPRSGRRSVRRPILLGSAFPTTGAIAEDGQEMVRASQLAIDEINAHGGISGRPVKLVNVDLDIKSSDSVSRAFDELAGLDVDAMVSGYLDDQLVAHEIAAEHQAPYLHAATLDSMVRMVEDNPGRYGNVFQICPSDTNYGPGFVNAMTFLRDSGQLSPHSRSLAVVRGRWKLGDLGLEVAIARAERDGWQIDYLADDVVGDEAWREHGRLVARRAPAAVLIGTYFEDEAAQFVRAFQADPAPTVLYALYAPSIPRFRMDLGPAAEGLLWATTTGTYSDEVARRFTRRYRDAWAVSPGRSHAGIAYDRVRILASAWSRADSPRDFASVIESLRQGVHRGVNGAYSFANAGQSALAYPLATPDPSIGMAHLVFQIQDNRQRIVHPAPYTEALFRRPAWWPA
- a CDS encoding MMPL family transporter: MELNPVAARPPAILRPRFAWILPVLYLVIGSALIGAVGTAPVDRSATDQLPDGYDSTEVVRLLEDFPSGDGQVAVVLFSADEALDPAASQAVADVFARVAGQGAVPLQASEDGTALVGVLPMPSTDAAELADDVDKLRAAVREGLPDGVRAEVTGPAAIQGDLARVFEGADVTLLIVTASVVALLLIITYRSPVLWLVPLLVVGIADQVAAVTATHALTGLGVAFDQSTTGILSVLVFGAGTDYALLLISRYRDELHRTPSRPEAMARAWRRTAEAVLASAATVVVALLALLLSAFPTTRGLGLACAIGVVVAAGAVLVVLPLALVGFPRGIFWPRRPVVGEPTLSEGRSAWRRIGDAVARRPLWSATAGMLLLAVLASGALGIRSGLSEADQFIDTPESIAAASRLAESFPAGSADPAVVLTRDDADTVVAAAESADGVASARVVGEHDGRTRVDVVLDHAPGTPQAQADLASLRTALADLPDTLVGGTDAENVDSDAAARDDRALVLPVILLVVLLALGLLLRALVAPVVLVLTVVATYLAALGAGWLISHTVFGFDRLDVGVPLQAFLFLVALGVDYNIFLVARAAEEAEEHGAREGMLRALAATGGVITSAGVLLAAVFAVLGVLPLVVLAQLGIVICVGVLLDTLLVRTVLVPALALRLGDRFWWPRRQATRSSQPAAR
- a CDS encoding NADH:flavin oxidoreductase, with amino-acid sequence MTSTLADSVALPHGPAWANRFALAPLTNVQSNADGTLSDDELDWLVARGRGGFGLTLTCAAYVAPEGRAWAGQLGIAGDEHLPGLRRLAESLRATGTRSAVQLHHGGRRADAPLEGRAKVGPWADPAKATEALSTEGVARAVADFVAAAVRAEQAGFDGVELHGAHGYLLAQFLDARSNHREDGYGGPLEDRIRPLRDVIEGIRAATGPDFQLGLRLTPEGYGITLGEGRETARQLLATGLLDYLDMSLWDVRMRPRAEGYDGLLIEHFTDLPRHGALLGVAGGVLTTADAQWCLDQGADFVTVGTGAILHHDFAARALADAGFRTRPRPVPRADLAAEYVGPAFLDYLAAGWDDLVA